A single genomic interval of Longimicrobium sp. harbors:
- a CDS encoding efflux RND transporter periplasmic adaptor subunit, translated as MTTPSPEPARRWRPRRPIRTAVIVVLGLVVAVLLARGRFASPGEAKTAGAGGAGPGAMPPMPVDVDTARRQSVVDALRATGRIEAVQAVELRPDEQGRITRLLFQEGQSVARGTPLIRIDAAMLLAQAERAEAERDLAQQQLARVRRLREQNAAAPADLERAEAAARSAEAALGLLRLQIARTTVRAPFAGVVGQRLVSTGDYVTPATPLLTLQTVDPQRVVLDVPERHALQLRPGQTVEFTVAAQPGRMFQAQVEFIDPVVQRAGRTIVVKARAPNGDRLLKPGMFVEARLAIETRANAIVVPEDAVQPLRTANVVWAVAGGKASRREVRLGARSQGFVEVLSGVQAGEPVVVGGLERMAEGMAVAPRPRGGAQPSTPPPAP; from the coding sequence ATGACGACACCTTCACCCGAACCGGCACGGCGGTGGCGGCCGCGGCGCCCCATCCGCACGGCGGTGATCGTGGTGCTCGGGCTGGTGGTGGCCGTGCTGCTGGCCCGCGGCCGCTTCGCCAGCCCGGGCGAGGCGAAAACGGCCGGCGCGGGCGGCGCCGGGCCCGGGGCGATGCCGCCGATGCCGGTGGACGTCGACACCGCGCGGCGGCAGAGCGTGGTCGACGCCCTGCGCGCCACCGGGCGGATCGAGGCGGTGCAGGCGGTCGAGCTGCGCCCCGACGAGCAGGGCCGCATCACCCGGCTTCTCTTCCAGGAGGGGCAGTCGGTGGCGCGGGGCACGCCGCTGATCCGGATCGACGCGGCCATGCTGCTGGCGCAGGCCGAGCGCGCCGAGGCGGAGCGCGACCTGGCCCAACAGCAGCTCGCGCGCGTGCGCCGGCTGCGCGAGCAGAACGCGGCGGCGCCCGCCGACCTCGAGCGGGCCGAGGCCGCCGCGCGCAGCGCCGAGGCGGCGCTGGGGCTGCTCCGGCTGCAGATCGCGCGGACCACGGTGCGCGCGCCCTTCGCCGGCGTGGTGGGCCAGCGCCTGGTCAGTACGGGCGACTACGTCACCCCCGCCACGCCGCTGCTCACGCTGCAGACGGTCGATCCGCAGCGGGTGGTGCTCGACGTGCCCGAGCGCCACGCGCTGCAGCTCCGCCCCGGGCAGACCGTGGAGTTCACGGTGGCGGCCCAGCCGGGACGCATGTTCCAGGCGCAGGTCGAGTTCATCGACCCGGTGGTGCAGAGGGCCGGCCGCACCATCGTGGTGAAGGCACGCGCCCCCAACGGCGACCGCCTGCTGAAGCCGGGGATGTTCGTCGAGGCCCGGCTGGCCATCGAGACGCGCGCGAACGCGATCGTGGTTCCCGAGGACGCGGTGCAGCCGCTGCGAACCGCGAACGTCGTCTGGGCCGTGGCCGGCGGGAAAGCGAGCCGCCGCGAAGTCCGGCTCGGCGCGCGCTCGCAGGGCTTCGTGGAGGTGCTGAGCGGCGTCCAGGCGGGCGAGCCGGTGGTGGTGGGCGGGCTGGAGCGGATGGCGGAGGGGATGGCGGTGGCGCCGCGGCCTCGCGGTGGGGCGCAGCCTTCCACGCCGCCCCCGGCGCCGTAA
- a CDS encoding efflux RND transporter permease subunit has translation MQLAEMFIRRPVLSSMVSLGLVLVGAIGYTRLPVREFPDADPPIVSVTVFLPGASPQVVESAVTDVLEEELSSVEGLRTLTSASQEQVSTITLEFTLDRSIEAAAQDVRDKVSRVRGLLPEDAEEPVIAKEEADAFPIMFLALSSTSHGLMELSDIADRQIKPRLQTIPGVSGAPIYGERRFSMRVWLSPRELAARGLTAQDVENAIRSRSVEIPAGRIESDRREFSVRYLGEMKTPDEFAALTVASGEGGLVRLGDVARVEPGPEDERSVTRYSGKDAVFIGVVRQSKSNMLQVAEGVHDQLPAIQAALPPGVRLEMAFDGSVFVQRSIREAQETLLIAAGLVIVIIFVFLRTLRATFIPAVAIPVSIVATFAVLAALGYSINTLTLLGLILAIGIVVDDAIIVLENAYRHQEELGKDPQTAAIDGTREITTAVIATTIALLAVFSPLLFLTGATGRLFNEFGVAVGGAVLASGIVALTLSPMLSAKILRVPPRESRFSHAVGAFLDGLTARYGRTLQASLRRPLLVVAGGAALTASAVLLFRALEREFVPPDDRGFFFTFVVAPEGSSVAYTDGYLRQIEAITQRTKDVRSTFTVIGFGGSAPSSAFFGTILEDMDKRDRSAQEIIQEVQPQYFFGVPGVFAFAANPPAFGGFLPPVQFVVRNRDFDALVGGMDALTARAGKIPGLLNVDTDLRVTRPELVVEMDRDRAEDLGVPARDIATTLQTLLGGRDVSRFTSDNKLYDVILRLDPRERATPSDITGLQVRGRDGSLVQLDAVTRVEERVAPRQLNHHNRVRAFTLSASLAPGFTIGAALDSLNAAAAEVLPPGSTVELAGESREFRESGGALYFAFALALIFVYMVLAAQFESLLHPLTVLLAVPLAVTGALAALWLAGSTLNVYSQIGMILLIGLVSKNSILLVTYANDLRERGHDALWAMREAGRIRLRPILMTSVAAIIGMLPIALGLGAGGGSRRPLGYAIIGGLLVSTLLTLYLVPAVFVLFERLRGERHAAAPVAIPVPPIHGEPARTPAAASMEAR, from the coding sequence ATGCAGCTTGCCGAGATGTTCATCCGCCGGCCCGTGCTGTCCAGCATGGTGAGCCTCGGCCTGGTGCTGGTCGGCGCGATCGGCTACACCCGCCTGCCGGTGCGCGAGTTTCCCGACGCCGACCCGCCGATCGTGTCCGTCACCGTGTTCCTGCCCGGCGCCAGCCCGCAGGTGGTCGAGTCGGCGGTGACGGACGTGCTGGAGGAGGAGCTGTCGAGCGTGGAGGGGCTGCGCACGCTCACCAGCGCCAGCCAGGAGCAGGTCAGCACCATCACCCTGGAGTTCACGCTCGACCGCTCCATCGAGGCCGCCGCGCAGGACGTGCGCGACAAGGTCTCGCGGGTGCGCGGCCTCCTGCCCGAGGACGCCGAGGAGCCGGTGATCGCCAAGGAGGAGGCCGACGCCTTTCCCATCATGTTCCTGGCGCTGAGCTCCACCAGCCACGGGTTGATGGAGCTCTCGGACATCGCCGACCGCCAGATCAAGCCGCGGCTGCAGACCATCCCCGGCGTCTCGGGCGCGCCGATCTACGGCGAGCGGCGCTTTTCCATGCGCGTGTGGCTGTCGCCGCGCGAGCTGGCGGCGCGCGGGCTGACCGCGCAGGACGTGGAGAACGCGATCCGCTCGCGCAGCGTGGAGATCCCGGCGGGGCGCATCGAGTCGGACCGGCGCGAGTTCTCGGTGCGCTACCTGGGCGAGATGAAGACGCCCGACGAGTTCGCCGCGCTCACCGTGGCCAGCGGCGAGGGTGGGCTGGTGCGGCTGGGCGACGTGGCGCGCGTGGAGCCCGGGCCCGAGGACGAGCGCTCGGTGACCCGCTACTCGGGGAAGGACGCGGTGTTCATCGGCGTGGTGCGGCAGTCGAAGTCGAACATGCTGCAGGTGGCCGAGGGGGTGCACGACCAGCTGCCGGCCATCCAGGCGGCGCTCCCGCCGGGGGTGAGGCTGGAGATGGCGTTCGACGGCTCGGTGTTCGTGCAGCGCTCGATCCGGGAGGCGCAGGAAACGCTGCTGATCGCCGCCGGGCTGGTGATCGTCATCATCTTCGTGTTCCTGCGGACGCTGCGTGCCACCTTCATCCCCGCGGTGGCCATCCCCGTGTCGATCGTGGCCACCTTCGCCGTCCTGGCCGCGCTCGGCTACAGCATCAACACCCTCACCCTGCTGGGGCTGATCCTGGCCATCGGCATCGTGGTGGACGACGCCATCATCGTGCTGGAGAACGCCTACCGGCACCAGGAGGAGCTGGGGAAGGACCCGCAGACGGCGGCCATCGACGGCACGCGCGAGATCACCACGGCGGTGATCGCCACCACCATCGCCCTCCTGGCGGTGTTCTCGCCGCTGCTCTTCCTGACCGGCGCCACGGGGCGGCTGTTCAACGAGTTCGGCGTGGCGGTGGGCGGCGCGGTGCTGGCCTCGGGGATCGTGGCGCTCACCCTCTCGCCCATGCTGTCGGCCAAGATCCTCCGCGTTCCGCCGCGCGAGTCGCGCTTCTCGCACGCGGTGGGCGCGTTCCTCGACGGGCTCACCGCGCGCTACGGGCGCACGCTGCAGGCGTCGCTCCGCCGCCCGCTGCTGGTGGTGGCGGGCGGGGCCGCGCTCACCGCCTCGGCGGTGCTGCTCTTCCGCGCGCTGGAGCGCGAGTTCGTGCCGCCGGACGACCGGGGGTTCTTCTTCACCTTCGTGGTGGCGCCGGAGGGCTCGTCGGTGGCCTACACCGACGGGTACCTGCGCCAGATCGAGGCGATCACCCAGCGCACGAAGGACGTACGCTCGACCTTCACGGTGATCGGCTTCGGCGGGAGCGCGCCGAGCTCGGCCTTCTTCGGGACCATCCTGGAGGACATGGACAAGCGCGACCGCTCCGCGCAGGAGATCATCCAAGAGGTCCAGCCGCAGTACTTCTTTGGCGTCCCCGGCGTGTTCGCGTTCGCGGCCAACCCGCCGGCGTTCGGGGGCTTCCTTCCCCCGGTGCAGTTCGTGGTGCGGAACCGCGACTTCGACGCGCTGGTGGGGGGGATGGACGCGCTGACCGCGCGCGCGGGGAAGATCCCGGGGCTGCTGAACGTGGACACCGACCTGCGCGTGACCCGCCCCGAGCTGGTGGTGGAGATGGACCGTGACCGGGCCGAGGACCTGGGCGTGCCGGCGCGCGACATCGCCACCACGCTGCAGACGCTGCTGGGCGGCCGCGACGTCTCGCGCTTCACCTCCGACAACAAGCTGTACGACGTGATCCTGCGGCTCGACCCGCGCGAGCGGGCCACGCCGTCGGACATCACCGGGCTGCAGGTGCGCGGCCGCGACGGCAGCCTGGTGCAGCTCGACGCGGTCACGCGCGTGGAGGAGCGGGTGGCGCCGCGGCAGCTGAACCACCACAACCGCGTCCGCGCGTTCACCCTCTCGGCCAGCCTGGCCCCGGGATTCACCATCGGCGCCGCGCTCGACTCGCTGAACGCCGCGGCCGCCGAGGTGCTGCCGCCCGGGAGCACGGTGGAGCTGGCCGGCGAGTCACGCGAGTTCCGCGAGAGCGGCGGCGCGCTGTACTTCGCTTTCGCGCTGGCGCTGATCTTCGTGTACATGGTGCTGGCGGCGCAGTTCGAGTCGCTGCTGCACCCGCTGACCGTGCTGCTGGCGGTGCCGCTGGCGGTCACCGGCGCGCTTGCGGCGCTCTGGCTGGCGGGCTCCACCCTCAACGTCTACAGCCAGATCGGGATGATCCTGCTGATCGGGCTGGTGTCGAAGAACTCCATCCTCCTCGTTACCTACGCCAACGACCTGCGCGAGCGGGGGCACGACGCCCTCTGGGCCATGCGCGAGGCCGGCCGCATCCGCCTCAGGCCAATCCTGATGACCTCGGTGGCCGCGATCATCGGGATGCTGCCGATCGCGCTGGGGCTGGGCGCCGGCGGCGGCAGCCGGCGGCCGCTGGGCTACGCCATCATCGGCGGCCTGCTGGTGTCGACGCTGCTCACGCTCTACCTGGTGCCCGCCGTGTTCGTGCTGTTCGAGCGGCTGCGCGGAGAGCGGCACGCCGCGGCGCCGGTGGCCATCCCCGTTCCCCCGATCCACGGCGAGCCGGCGCGCACCCCGGCGGCCGCGTCCATGGAGGCCCGATGA
- a CDS encoding TolC family protein, with translation MSRRWRHSALLAALALAGGRTAATAAAQAPAGGVPVVTLSEARQRAAAVDADAVAARIEVRTAVSERRAAWTDLVTPRVTAATSYTRFSDPFFNFGTGDISASATSATLQASYTLPGTAKLAELRRSRATLESAEASETATRFRTALEADAAYFAVLADRELARVAADRLRRAEEQLGIARVRVAAGEAIASDSLQLLLEANRARLAMLRSDSAVAVSRLRLGRRIGLAGPAEPAPLDTAAPPPLPLSEEQAVAELRARGPELEAARAVERRADAALGVERAGYLPQLSLDLVRGAYDAEFFPSALQRTQLAVTVSLPIWNGGQRELAVARARGQRDAARAAREERERSAAEAAAEAYHGYETARAAAGLARVGVAAASEGYRVQRVRYREGATTMLDLLEAQVALTGAEAELVQARYAARLALARLEALLGRRIFDAGETEPTNPRGGR, from the coding sequence ATGAGCAGGAGATGGAGACATTCGGCGCTGCTCGCCGCGCTCGCGCTGGCGGGCGGCCGGACGGCGGCGACGGCGGCGGCCCAGGCGCCGGCGGGCGGCGTGCCGGTGGTGACGCTGTCCGAGGCGCGGCAGCGGGCGGCGGCGGTCGACGCCGACGCGGTGGCGGCGCGGATCGAGGTACGGACGGCCGTCTCGGAGCGGCGCGCCGCGTGGACCGACCTGGTCACCCCCCGGGTGACGGCGGCCACCAGCTACACCCGCTTCTCGGACCCCTTCTTCAACTTCGGCACCGGCGACATCAGCGCCAGCGCCACCAGCGCCACCCTCCAGGCCAGCTACACCCTCCCGGGGACGGCCAAGCTGGCGGAGCTCCGGCGCTCGCGGGCCACGCTGGAGAGCGCGGAGGCCAGCGAGACGGCCACCCGCTTCCGCACCGCGCTGGAGGCCGACGCGGCCTACTTCGCGGTGCTGGCCGACCGCGAGCTGGCCCGCGTGGCGGCCGACCGGCTGCGCCGCGCCGAGGAGCAGCTCGGCATCGCGCGGGTGCGGGTGGCCGCGGGCGAGGCGATCGCCTCGGACTCGCTGCAGCTCCTGCTCGAGGCCAACCGCGCGCGGCTGGCCATGCTGCGCAGCGACTCGGCGGTGGCGGTGTCGCGGTTGCGCCTTGGGCGCAGGATCGGCCTGGCGGGGCCCGCCGAGCCGGCGCCGCTCGACACGGCCGCGCCGCCGCCGCTGCCGCTGAGCGAGGAGCAGGCGGTGGCCGAGCTGCGCGCGCGCGGGCCGGAGCTCGAGGCGGCGCGCGCGGTCGAGCGGCGCGCGGACGCCGCCCTGGGGGTGGAGCGCGCGGGGTACCTGCCGCAGCTGTCGCTGGACCTGGTCCGGGGCGCGTACGACGCCGAGTTCTTCCCTTCCGCGCTCCAGCGCACGCAGCTGGCGGTCACCGTCTCGCTGCCGATCTGGAACGGCGGCCAGCGCGAGCTGGCGGTGGCGCGGGCGCGCGGCCAGCGCGACGCGGCCCGCGCCGCGCGCGAGGAGCGCGAGCGGTCCGCGGCCGAGGCCGCCGCGGAGGCGTATCACGGCTACGAGACGGCGCGGGCGGCCGCCGGGCTGGCCAGGGTGGGCGTGGCCGCCGCATCCGAGGGATACCGCGTGCAGCGCGTGCGCTACCGCGAGGGCGCCACCACCATGCTGGACCTGCTGGAGGCGCAGGTCGCGCTCACCGGAGCCGAGGCCGAGCTGGTTCAGGCGCGCTACGCGGCGCGGCTGGCGCTGGCGCGGCTCGAGGCGCTCCTCGGCCGGCGCATCTTCGACGCAGGCGAAACGGAACCCACCAACCCGCGAGGCGGACGATGA